The genomic DNA ttaaaaagaagaagatcttCTTGCAGGCTACATGTCACAACTGGAGTGATGGACATTGcataaaaattttgaacaacTGCAATAAAGCACTGCAACAAAATGGAAAAGTGAATCATTGACTATGTAATGCCAGAGGCACCTGAGTCAAGTGATGCTGCGAAGTATGTTTCTTCCCTTGATAATGTCATGCTTGTTAACCTTGGAGGGAAGGAAAGAACTGAGAAGGAGTTCGAGGCCTGGAGCAAGAGGTCGGGATTTTCGGGGTTTCGTCTTATCTGTCGTGCTTACAATGTTTTTGGAGTTATGGAACTTTACAAATAAGTCTCCAAATTACTCTTCTACTGTCGTTGCCGataaatgttttgtatgaacaagtcatatatatatatatatatatatatatatatagtgtttttaaatttatgtttgtcggatttgtaatttatatttgttggatttgtaatgttgttggatttcaTTTTTAGAAAACTCTCCTGCTTTGTTCTAATTAATTGCCTTATAtgttattcatttattattattattctttaaatgttttttcttgCCATCAACTATCAATTTACTggaaactaaatattaaatatttatatgtgataaaaatttATTGGCAAAATGATTATCAAGTTTGATATGGATAATAGTCttcaactataaataatgtCCCCCCTCATGAGTGAGGATGAATAATTAGGTACGAAGGGTTATTTCTTACGGTTTAGATTATTTGGTATGAGGAGTTATCTCTCACGgccggtttaaataaattttgttaggaaatttagCTACTTAGTCTTAGATGTTTTAGAtctagagcctgtttgagattgcgtttgaggatcttaaaagtacttttaacattcaaaaagtttgtttgaagaaaaaagtattcgtttggtaaaaaaattaaaagtccttttaagggtccaaaaagcttaaaaatggtcaaaacgtacttttggcaaaagtttaaaaatgaaacttttgcccaaaagctctttttgatttaaaagctctatttttcaaacgcaatcccaaacaggttcCTAGTCTGCTCGGAGCAAATAtactctttaactgtatttgtacatgggttagcggaagattgaaatcatagataacacttgattgtaagaatttttgtttgtatctatgactttgtaacctcatagcatgtggctatgattttgcagagctttatgctcgtaatatttaattaatgaaatccATAGatttcaattaatatatatatatatatataatatccgCATTAACCGAGTAGATGCAGATAATAATAGCATGATGCAAATGCAAATATCAAAAATCATTATTCGCATCTACATTTTCACCCCTTAGTGTGTGTGCTTATATTTTCATGTTCGAACCAAACTTGAATCCATATATAAACTCTTGGGGCCAAGCTAGGCCCAAATTCAACTTGGCCCAGCTCAATTACGTACATTTCCAGTCTACCACTAAAGTCTTTCAAGAAACCGAAAGGCCAAAAAAGTATAACCAAATGTGGCCTAACTAGTCGCATCCATGGGGTCATCGTCTCATAGTTGGCCACCTGTTTTCCATTTCCAAAGGTGAAATTTCCCCATCTCCTTCCTAATTAATTGAACGTTTCTTAATTTATGCCAAGTCAACGAACCCCATATCATACGTCTACCCGTTCGATCTATTGACCAATGACTATCGCATTCGTTGACTTGGACCTGGTTTGCCTTTGgccaaaattaagaaaatatacataattacgaattaaccaaattaatacGCATATTTGATAGATAACCGatgtaaataaagtaaaaagaacaaatacaaCCCAttcgtaatatatatatatatatatatatatatatatatgtcgagATTATAGCAAGTAACGTATGACCGccgctagctagctagctattacataaaacattaattctTAACGTACACTTGATAATTATGTTGAATTAATCAAACGTAAAATTGCTCAAGCTGAACATCCTTGGTCTTCAAAGGAACATAGTCCCCTAGATAAACTTCAAGATGATCCGAAAGAGCCGACTTGTCGATATTTTCATGGTGGTAGGATTTGCAAACGAAATAGATCACCGTCTGAATGACAAGCCCGAAGAGAAACAACTTGAAAAGCAGCACCAGACATATAATCCCATAGGCAACCCTGTTCACCATTCCCATTGACTCACCATGAACAACCAGATTCTCAAACGCTGCTTGAATGAGCCAAAAAGAAACGTTGAGTTTCAAAAATATAACCGTTGCCACCCCGGTGTTTCCCTTTATCAGCTTCTTGCTCTTGATCATGGCGGGAATGCCACACGTGTCTTCCAACACGGTCACAACGCTCGCCAAATGCCAAACGATTGTCATGTAAACAAACCCCACCAAGTACAAGATTGATAGAACAATCAGCATCAGCATGGGAACAAGAAAGTGTCTTGACTCAAAGAAAAGAACAAGTAGAATGATGAAGATGAAAAATGCGAGTATGTTGTAAGCGAGGAAGGAGATGAAAGTAGAGAGGAAGGTGAGCATAAGGCGCTTCCAGACCTTTGGGACGACGCTCATAACCTTGTCGAAAGTTACTTCCCGGCGGCCGGTGTAAATACATGCAATGGTGTAAACGACGGCGGAGGTGGAGAGGAGGGAGAGGATGAGGAGGAAGGTGAAGTATGCAGCCTTGAAGAGGACAAAAGTGATAAATTCGTGCGTGAGGAGGTCTGAGAGCTTGTTGTATTTAGAAGTGCCTTGGCGGGTTTCATCCAAGGCTATTTCGTTGTGAATGATGTTTGTGAA from Corylus avellana chromosome ca6, CavTom2PMs-1.0 includes the following:
- the LOC132183963 gene encoding uncharacterized protein LOC132183963, with translation MDREQEDMQFLGLFGIYQEAWKIIFSWRKVFTQITLTLILPLSFIFLAHMEVSELLFTNIIHNEIALDETRQGTSKYNKLSDLLTHEFITFVLFKAAYFTFLLILSLLSTSAVVYTIACIYTGRREVTFDKVMSVVPKVWKRLMLTFLSTFISFLAYNILAFFIFIILLVLFFESRHFLVPMLMLIVLSILYLVGFVYMTIVWHLASVVTVLEDTCGIPAMIKSKKLIKGNTGVATVIFLKLNVSFWLIQAAFENLVVHGESMGMVNRVAYGIICLVLLFKLFLFGLVIQTVIYFVCKSYHHENIDKSALSDHLEVYLGDYVPLKTKDVQLEQFYV